In Mucilaginibacter auburnensis, the genomic stretch GTTATCGGCAAAATAATGGTTGTAAGCATACCAGGCTGCGGCACCAATAATTAATACAAAACCTAACACAATGAAAGGCCAGCGGGGGAACTTTTTTTTCTGAGGTGAAGTAGTTTTATCCATTTAAATTGTTGAGCATGAAACACTATAACAACAAAAGCGGAGAATTGTTAATTCTGCCAATCTGTCACTCGGTATATAAATTTTGTGTATTTTTGCAGCTCAATTTTTATAAGCAATGATAGATTTGGTTCTTCCGGATAAAACACATGATGAGAGCAGGCAGGGTGAGGCTTTGTTATTAGAGCCTGTTGATGGAAAAAATGCCGGGCGCAAACTATATATAGAAAGCTATGGCTGCGCCATGAATTTTTCTGACAGCGAGATTGTAGCTTCTATTTTATCAGAACAAGGTTTTGAAACCACCGGCGATTTCAACAGTGCCGATGTGGTATTTATCAATACCTGTTCTATCCGCGAAAATGCCGAAACACGTGTGCGCAACCGCCTGAAAGAATTTAAGACTGCCAAGTCTAAAAATCCGGGAATGGTGGTAGGTGTGCTGGGTTGCATGGCCGAACGTTTGAAAGCAAAATTTTTAGAAGAAGAAAAACTGGTTGACGTAGTGGTAGGGCCTGATGCATATCGCGATCTTCCTAATCTGATAGACCAGGTTGATAGTGGTCAAAAGGCAGTAAACGTATTGCTCTCTCGCGAGGAAACTTATGCTGATATTAATCCGGTAAGACTTAACAGTAACGGTATAAACGCTTTTGTATCAATTATGCGCGGGTGCGACAACATGTGTTCGTTCTGCGTAGTGCCGTTTACCCGCGGCCGCGAGCGTAGCCGCGATCCGTTCTCAATAGTAAAAGAATCTACTGATTTGTTTAACGCGGGCTATCGTGAGGTTACTTTGCTGGGACAGAATGTTGATTCCTACAAATGGGCTAGCGAAGATGAAACTGAAAAGGTGAACTTCGCCAATTTGTTAGAGATGGTGGCGTTGATCAATCCTGATCTGCGTGTGCGTTTCTCTACCTCGCATCCCAAAGATATTACTGACGAAGTGCTGTATACCATGGCAAAGCATGATAATATCTGCAAATACATTCATTTGCCGGTACAATCAGGCAATAGCCGCGTGTTGGAGTTGATGAACCGAACTTACGACCGTGAATGGTACATTAACCGTATTGACGCTATTCGCAGGATTATGCCGGAGTGCGCTATCTCAACCGACGTAATAACCGGCTTTTGCAGCGAAACCGATGAAGAACATAAAGAGACAGTGAGCATGATGGAGTATGTAAAATATGATTTTGCTTACATGTTTATGTATTCTGAAAGACCGGGAACGCTGGCAGCCAAGCGTTACGCTGATGATATACCTGAGCCTGTAAAGGCAGCACGCTTAACTGAGATTGTTGCTTTGCAGCAGCAACATTCGCATCAGCGCCTGCAGGCGCAAATTGGCAAGGTTCAAAGGGTGTTGATTGAAGGGTTTTCAAAAAAATCAAAGAACGATTATGCGGGCCGTACAGATCAAAATGCCATGATGGTATTTCCAGTTGATGAAAGATATAAACCTGGCCAATATGTTAATGTGATGGCGGAAAGATGCACTACGGCTACGTTGATGGGAAGAATAATCCCCCAAACCCCCTGAAGGGGAGTTATGGATTGAGGTAAAGCTTATTAATATAGTAATAACACTCCACCAATTCTCACATGCATTGGTGGCTTATATTCCCCCTTTAGGGGGCCAGGGGGTATGGAGATACAAGAAATAAAACAACGCTTTGGCATCATCGGTAATTCGCCGTTGTTGAACAGGGCAATAGATATAGCAAGACAAGTGGCACCTACCGATATTTCGGTACTTATTACCGGCGAAAGCGGTAGTGGTAAAGAGGTGTTCTCGCACATTATACACAACATCAGTCAGCGTAAACATGGGCCGTTTATAGCAGTTAACTGTGGCGCCATACCCGAGGGAACTATTGATTCGGAGCTGTTCGGTCACGAAAAAGGTGCATACACGGGCGCAGTTGGCGAGCGTAAAGGCTATTTTGAAACCGTTAACGGTGGCACCATATTTTTGGATGAGATTGCCGAAATGCCTTTGGGTACGCAGGCGCGTTTACTGCGGGTTTTAGAATCCGGCCAGTATATACGCGTAGGGTCATCAAAGGTAGAGAAAACCAACGTACGTGTTATAGCAGCTACCAATGTTGATGTTTATGATGCAGTAAAAAATGGAAAGTTTCGTGAGGACCTGTACTATCGTTTAAATACGGTTCCTTTACGCATCCCGTCGTTACGTGAAAGAAAGGAAGATATTTATCTGCTGTTCCGCAAATTTACATCAGACTTTACTGATAAATACCGTACTCCGCCTATTCAGTTAGATGAGGAAGCACAGCAGATACTGAGCAACTATGGTTGGCCGGGTAATGTAAGGCAGTTAAAAAATATGGCCGAACAGTTAGCGGTTTTAGAGCGAAATCACATGATAACCGGGCAAACACTGCTAACCTATATTCCGTCTGACGGTAATAACCGTAACCTGCCCATGCGGTTAGACAATCAGCCTAAAGAAGATTTTTCTGAACGCGACATATTATACAAAGTGTTGTTTGATATGAAACGCGATATGGTAGAGCTTAAAAAGCTGGTTGTTGATATGATAGAGCACGGCGGTGCTGTGCCTAACTATGCTAACCACTCGCAAACGCTTACGCAGTTGTACCGGGATATTGAATTGCCTGTTGCCACCGAGCCACAGTTTACCATACAGCAGCCCGTTAATGCCATTAACAATATAACACCCGGGCCTATTGCTGCAAATGATGACGATTTTAGCATAACGCAACATACCGAAGAGGTAGAAGAATCGTTATCGTTGGTAGAAAAGGAATCAGACCTGATACGCAAGGCGCTTAAAAAGCATAAAGGCAAACGTAAGCTTGCTGCCAATGAGTTGGGTATATCAGAACGTACCTTGTATAGAAAAATTAAAGAATTGAACCTGTAGGTGATGAAGAGATTACTGTTGATAACGCCTTTGCTGCTTAGCTTGTGCCTGATAACCCCAGGCTGCTATTCGCTTAAAAGCCAATCTATACCGGATGAGTTAAGAACCATTTATATAGGTTTTTTTGAAAATAACGCGCCGTTGGTAGTGAGTACTTTAAGCTCGACTTTTACAGAAGCTTTAAAAGCACGGGTACGTACAACCACGCGCCTCAGTGTAGTTAACGGAGAAGGCGATGCCAGCATGACGGGTGCGATAACCGATTACCGGAGTGCCCCGGTATCTATTCAAGCACCGGGCAATACTAATGCTCCTCCAATAGCTGGTGCACAGGCGCTAACTTTAACTGTTCGGGTTAAGTTTGACTTTCCGGCCGATAAGACGAAAACCCTTTCGTTTGACCAGAACTTCAGCAAGAGCATCAACTATTCGGGTAACCTGGCATCGCAGCAAGAGCAGTTGTTGCAAACGCTCAGCAATCAGATCATCGACGATATTTTTAATAAAGCCTTTAATAATTGGTAACAATTTTTTAGCTTCAACGGCGTGAACGAGAATACAGCAAATAGCGGTAACGATTTTTTTTATGATCTGCTGGATAATCCGGCTGGTCTTTCGCATTCCAATACATCTAACTTACAGCTATTGATCAATAAGTATCCGCAAAGCAGTTTGTTACGCTCAATGTTCGCTGTAACACGCGATGAGCAAAGCATAAATAGCGCGAGTGCTTACGTTGACCCTCAATTGCTGTATAAAATAGCCACTGATGTTAACTCCCTTCGTTCGGTTGCTGATGAGCAAGTAGTTTTTTCTGAGCAGCCTAACGCTACAGAGAGACTGCGCGATATTACAAGTACTGTTACCCCACCTCAACTGGCTATTGATGAGTCGAACTATTTTCATGTTCCGATAGATAGTGAGCTGACTTACTTTGAAGATGAGGAGACGGAAGAGGTTGGTGATAATGGTCTAACAGCCAAAGAGGACCAAGAAAGCGAAATAGCCGAACAAGAGATCACTCAGGATGAAGTTGCGCAGGATGAAGTGATTGATGGTGAAGTTGTGGAAGAAGAAACTGCTGAGTTAACAGAAGCTGAGCCGTTTACTGAAACTGAACAAAACGCATCAGAAACCGCCGAACCGGAAATCAGTGACGAGTCTGAGCCGATTTCGGCAAATGAGTTCGATGAATATATGTCTCGTACTGATGATATCTCTAATTCTTTGAATGATATCGGCGAAAAACCTGTATATCCGCACCAGGAAATCGAGGACGATGTTTTTGAAGAAATAGTTAGCATCGAGGATATTGGCCTTGAGCAGCTGGCTATTATGGATAAGGTTGCTGAAGAGCATGAAGGTGAAGAAGAAGATGAAAAATCTGAAGCGAAACACGACGCTAACATTGAAAGTAGTTACGAGGTTTTTGAACCTGTCTTACCTCAGGATGAAGAGCAGAAAGCCGCCAATATAGCGGCACATCCCGGCGGCAGAAAAACCGGCGACCGGATGGCGAGGTATAACGATGAAAAGATGCCATACAGCTTTATGTGGTGGTTAGACAAAACCCGTAAAGAACATGCTGCAGTTTATCAGCCGTTTGTTGAGGGTCAAAAGCCTGTAGAGGCAGCTGCCACTATACAAAAGCCTCAGCCGCCTGCCGATCATCTGCAACAGCAGTACATGGAAAATATACTAACGGTAACTACTGTAGTAAACGAATTAAGCCTGGTGCCTCCAAAAGTTGATGCCCCGCCACCTGCCGATAGTAAGGTTGATAAAATTATAGAACGCTTTATACAGGAGGAGCCCCAGATCAAGCATCCGGCAAGCGCTAAGCTGAATAATGAGAACAAGGCTAAGAAAAGTTCAGAAGACATTGATGAACTGGTTACGGAAACTTTAGCTAAGATATATACTGAACAAATGCTGTATCATAAGGCTATTTTGACATACAAAAAATTGATGTTGAAATTCCCGGAAAAAAGCCTTTACTTTGCAGGCCAAATTGAGCAATTAGAAAAAAAAATTAATTAAACTAAGATATGTTAATAGTATTGGTGATCCTGGTGGTGTTAGTATGCGCTTTGCTGGGTCTTATTGTGTTGATACAAAACCCTAAAGGTGGTGGTTTGTCATCTAACTTTTCAGCCTCATCGCAATTGATGGGTGTACAAAAAACCGGCGACTTTTTAGAAAAAGGGACATGGGTATTAGCCATTACGTTAATGGTACTTGCTTTAGGTATAAACGTGGTAGTAAAAGACGGTACAGCTGCTCCAACAAGCAAATACCAAGAGCAGATCAACAAGTCGCTTAATGCAGCGCCTGCTACTGCTACGCCTTCTGCAGCGCCTGCATTCCCGGGTGCAACAACTCCTGCTGCTGCACCTGCTGCAACAGACTCTTTAAAAAAATAAGGGTTTTTAAATCTCCTCTTGATAAAAGGCTTTGGTTTTTCCCAAGGCCTTTTTTTGTTTCGCTAACTGTCATGATGGCATTCTATGTTAAAACATGGTTAAGCGTGTTATAACCCGCTTACGCAAACCTGACAATAAAACAGCTAAAGTGCCAATTTTTAACTTTTTGTGCAGTTGGCATAATTGATGTGTAAAAGCAAGCACTAAGTAAAACTTTATATAAACTAAAAAATAGTATAGTTATGTCAATAAACATCAAACCTCTCGGAGACAGGATTGTAGTGGAAGCTGCTCCGGCCGAAACCAAAACAGCATCAGGTCTTTATATCCCTGAAACTGCACAGGAGAAACCACAGCACGGCACTATCGTTGCTGCAGGCCCAGGCAAATACGCAGAACAAACAGGTAACTTAATACCATTGTCAGTTAAAGAAGGCGACAAAGTGCTTTATGGTAAATTTGCAGGTCAGGAAATTACCATTGATGGTAAAAGCTACCTGATCATGAGAGAATCTGATATTTACGCTACTGTATAATTATTGGAAAATTGTTGAAAGGTTATAAGTTTGAAAAGTTAACTTAAATTGAGCATTACAACTTTCAAACCTTGCAACATTCCAACAAAAAGAAAACATTCAAACATTCAAACAATAAAATAACATGTCAAAGCAAGTTAAATATAACGTTGAAGCAAGAGATGCGCTGAAAAGAGGTGTAGACATTCTGGCTAATGCAGTAAAAGTTACTTTGGGTCCTAAAGGCCGTAACGTAATTATCGATAAAAAATTTGGTTCACCAGCGGTTACTAAAGACGGTGTAACAGTAGCTAAAGAAATTGAGCTAAAAGATGCTATCGAGAACATGGGTGCTCAAATGGTTAAAGAAGTAGCTTCAAAAACTGCTGATATTGCTGGTGACGGTACCACTACTGCAACCGTTTTAGCACAAGCTATTGTAACTGCAGGTATTAAAAACGTTGCTGCCGGTGCAAATCCAATGGATTTGAAACGCGGTATTGACAAAGCTGTTAAAGCTGTGGTTGCCGATTTGAAAAACCAAAAACAAGACGTTGGCAGCGATTTTAGCAAGATCAAACAAGTAGCTGCTATTTCAGCTAATAACGATGAAGTTATTGGTGAAATGATAGCTAACGCTATGGAGAAAGTTGGTACAGCAGGTGTTATCACTGTTGAAGAAGCAAAAGGTACAGAAACCGAAGTTAAAACGGTAGAAGGTATGCAGTTTGACCGTGGTTATTTATCGGCCTACTTCGTTACCAATACTGATAAAATGGAAGTTGAGTTAGAGAACCCATACATCCTTATCTGCGACAAGAAGATATCTTCAATGAAAGAAATTCTTCCTATCCTTGAAAAACAAGTACAAACAGGCAAACCACTTTTAATTATTGCTGAAGATCTGGAAGGCGAAGCTTTATCAACTTTAGTAGTTAATAAAATTCGTGGTTCACTGAAAGTTGCTGCGGTTAAAGCACCTGGCTTTGGCGATCGCCGTAAAGCTATCTTAGAAGATATCGCTATCCTAACCGGTGGTCAAGTTATCTCTGAAGAAAAAGGCTTGAAATTAGAAACAACTGAGTTAAGCGACTTAGGTCAGGCCGAAAAAATCACTATTGATAAAGATTACTCAACCATTATTAATGGTAAAGGTAACCCTGATGCAATCAAAGGCCGTGTAAACGAGATCTCTGTATCAATGGAAGCTACTACTTCTGATTATGATAAAGAAAAACTGCAGGAGCGTTTAGCTAAGTTATCAGGTGGTGTTGCTGTATTATATGTTGGTGCAGCTACCGAAGTTGAAATGAAAGAGAAAAAAGACCGTGTTGACGATGCTTTACACGCAACTCGCGCTGCTGTTGAAGAAGGTATAGTAGCAGGTGGTGGTGTAGCTTTCATCCGTGCGGTTGCTGCTTTGGCTAACCTTAAAGGTGACAACGAAGATGAAAACACTGGTATCCAGATCATCCGTCGTGCTATTGAAGAGCCATTGCGTCAGATCTGCGAGAATGCGGGTATTGAAGGTTCAATCATTGTTCAGAAAGTTAAAGAAGGTTCTGCTGATTTTGGTTACAACGCTCGTACCGACAAGTTTGAAAACTTAATTGGTGCCGGTGTAATTGACCCAACTAAAGTAAGCCGTGTAGCTTTAGAGAACGCAGCTTCGATTGCTTCAATGTTGTTAACAACTGAATGCGTTTTAGCTGACGATCCGGAAGATGCACCTGCTGGTCCTCCAATGGGTGGCGGTGGCATGGGCGGCATGATGTAATTCCTCCCAACCCTTGAAAAAGGGTTCATATAACACAGCAAACCCTTGTATGTTTTTACATACAAGGGTTTTGTGTTTTGTATGGTAAGGTAAAGTCATGCAAAGGTAAACGCATGGTCATTTGTTAATCAAATGATTAATTTTTGACAAAAATCGCCATAAACGCATGTATTTTTGTATCAACAATTCAAAGCCACAAAAAAGGCACAGCAATTGAATATATCTAAACATGAAACGATTAGCAGCAACAACAAAGCAAGTACACGCAACGCTGGTTGACCTGGTACTATTTAAAGTGCCCGAGTTGTTTGTAACTATTTACGGTAGATAAAGTTTTGTAACTTTGGGCTTCATAACGTATGAAGTTACAAGATTTTGATCTGCACGGTTTTTACCGGGAAGCGTACCGATGGCTGTTTATTCACGGCACCAAGTTCGTACTATCTCTCATCCTTTTATTTATTGGGCTTAGGCTGATAAAATTTATAGGCAACCGTTTGCGCGGCCGAATGAGTAGACAAATGGTGCATTCGTCTCTACAGCCATTTTTTCTGAGTGTATCATTAACGGCGTTATATATCCTTCTTATAGTCTCGGTTCTCGCTATTAATCAGATCGATATTATTAACGTGAGTACCATATTAGGGGGTGCTACTGTTGCCGTAGGTTTAGCGTTATCAGGTACTTTTCAAAATTTTGCCGGTGGTGTGCTTATCTTACTGTTAAAGCCATTTGAACTGGATGATAGCATTATAGCGCAAGGGCAGGATGGAAAAGTAACCTCCATACAAATATTCTATACTGTATTACTCACGGCAGATAACAAAACGGTAATTATTCCTAATGGTAAGCTTTTTAACGAGGTTATTGTTAACGTTACCCGCGAGGGCAAACGCAGACTTGACTTTGAAGTAAAGGTAGGCTACGTGGTAGATATTGATCAGGTTAAAACGATAATAATCAATACGGTTAATAATGCTAAATCCGTTTTAAGCAATCCGGCTATAAGAGTAGGTATTATTTCGTTAGAGGTTGACTCCATCAGGTTTTTAGTAAATGTATGGGTCAAACCTGCTGATTTTTTGACAACCAAAATGGAACTTCAGGAAAACATTATTAAAAATCTGAAAGCAGCCGGAGTGAAGTTGCTGGGTACTTAAAACATTATATCTTCTGCTTAGCTTTTATTTCCAGGTAAGCGTTAATGGTATTTACGTTAAGGTTTTGCGGTGCGCTTAAAATGGTTTGTATGCCGTGCTTGGTCAGCTCTTTTACGATCAACTTTTTGTCGAATGCCATTTTCTCAGCTATGGTTTTAATGTATATTTCTTCCACATCCTTCGCAGGTTCTTCGCTTAAGCGTTTCAATTCTGTATTCTCAAAAAATACAACTAACAGTAAATGAAACTTGGCTATGCGCTTTAAATAAGGTAATTGCCGGTTAAGGCCCGACATGCTTTCAAAGTTAGTAAAAAATATTACCAGACTGCGTTGTCTTAACGTGCCGCGTATAGTTGTATAAAGCAGCCCCATATCAGTTTCCAGGTAACGGGTTTTTTCCTTATACAAGGCCTCCATAATTTTATTAAGCTGAGTAGGGCGCTTGTCGGCAGGTACAACGGTGCCTTTCTTTTCGGCTATGGTAATAAGGCCTGCTTTGTCTTCCTTCAGCATGGCCACATTTAACAGTATTAAGCTGGCATTGATAGCGTAATCCAGCAGGCTTAATCCTTCAAAAGGCATTTTCATTACGCGAGATTTATCTATTACGCAATACACATGCTGTGAGCGCTCATCAGTATATGAGTTGGTCATGAGGCTGCCTTGCCGGGCAGTGGCCTTCCAGTTAATGGCGCGGTAGTCATCACCCGGAACATAGTTTTTAACCTGCTCAAATTCCATGCTGTGCCCTATACGCCGTATTTTTTTAATGCCGAACTCAGTAATCCGGTTGGATATAGCCATCAATTCGTACTTGCGCATTTGTAGAAATGACGGATATACCGGCAGGTTTTGCGCTTGTTGTACAGTATAGCGTCTGTTAATTAGTCCCAATGATGAACCCACATAAACTATAACATTGCCGAAGCTGTACTCACCGCGCTTAAGCGGTTTTAATGTATAGTTGAGCAGCTTATTCTGACCAGGCTGCAAAGTGGTTTTGAACCACACATCGCGTTTTTGAAATTGAAAGGGTATCTCATCAATAACGCCCATCTTTACGGTGAACGCGTACCTGTTTTCAACGTAAATGCCTAATTGGTTATCATCATTATTGCTTAAACGCTCGGGTGCATGCCTGCGCGCGAAAATTCCGTTTGATTTTAGATAGAGCATTGCGATTTCCGTTGCTACCACAACGAGAAAGGCCCCGAAGAATACATGAGGAACTACACCTAACCACGGGAAAAAGAACGACAGCATGAACAGCACCACAGCAATAACTATGGAGGTAAAAAATCTGCGGGTTAAAAACAGATCAGAATAAAACCTGCTGAATAGCTTCTTCACTATTTATCTGGGTACCTCAATTTTTTTGATCAATTGTTGTATTACATCATCAGGCGTAAGGCCTTCCATTTCTTTTTCGGGTGTTAGCATTATTCGGTGTCTTAATACAGGTAAAGCCGTAGCAATAATATCGTCCGGCGTAATAAAATCGCGTCCTTTTATAGCCGCAAGTGCTTTAGCAGAATTAACAATAGCTAACGATGCCCTTGGCGATCCGCCCAGGTACAGCGACTTATTGTTGCGTGTTTCGTGAATTATTTTGGCAACAAACTCCAGCAGTTTAGGCTCAACATGCAGATTTTTTACTTGTTGGCGCAGGGCAATAATGTCCGTTATGGATAGCACCGGCTTAATTTGATCCAGCTGCTCTGCAGGTGATTGCTGGTGTTGTTGCGTAAGTATGGTTATCTCATCTTCCAGTGATGGGTATTTAACTTCTATTTTAAACAGAAACCTGTCCAGCTGAGCCTCCGGCAATCTGTAAGTTCCTTCCTGTTCAATAGGGTTTTGTGTGGCTAACACAATAAAGGGCTCCTGCATTTTGTAGGTTTGCCCGTCAATGGTTATCTGCCGTTCTTCCATTACCTCAAATAAAGCGGCCTGCGTTTTGGCAGGTGAGCGGTTTATCTCATCAATTAAGATGATGTTGCCGAAGATAGGGCCACGCTTAAATTCAAACGCGCTGGTTTTAGGGCTAAAAATGGATGTACCTAAAACATCCGATGGCATCAGGTCGGGTGTAAATTGTATGCGCGAGTATGCTGCATCAATAGCTTTAGCTACCAGTTTAGCGGTGAGGGTTTTGGCCACGCCAGGTACACCTTCAATAAGCAGGTGGCCGTTAGCTAAAATGCCCGCTATTATGAGCTCAATGGTGTCCTGCTGACCTACTATTACCTGGCCAATAGCAGCTTTCATTTGTTCAACAGCGTTACTTAGTTTGGATAAATCAGTTCTTTGTTCAAATATTTCTTCTTCCATTGTTATATGGCTTTGTAAAATTTTTCAATAAGGTGGTTAAGTTCAATAAGTTCTCTGTCGGTAACCCGTTGATGAGCGGCAATATAGCTGATGTAATCAATTAATTGTTTTGCCAAAGCCCCGTCAACACCGGTTTTGCCGCTTATGGTGTCGATTAGTTCACTGTCAATTTTGTTAGTTCTTATCTGGTAGTTTTCTCGTAAGTGGCTTAAAAGGTAGAGTATTTTTTTATGGGCAATGTTAGCGTTGTCGCGCTTTTCGTAATATACCTGCCCAACAACGTTAACAAAATCAACCGTTGTGTTTTTTAAAGGTTCAATAATGGGTATAACGCGTTGCCTGCGTTTAATTTCAAATAAAACAAATATCACTAACCCAAATAAACTTAAATAGTAGGCCCACTGTAAGCTGGGGTTGCTAAAGAATACCCTAAGTGGAGACCGGTCCACTTCTACCTCATGATTTTGGAATACATCCCAAAATATGTTTTTCTGCTGTGGAAGATACGATAAGGCAATACTTGCATATGCCGCGCCATCGGTGGTAAGCAAACTGTAATTAGTAAAAAGTTGTGGATTGGCGCAAACAAACAGGTTGCCCTTACCGAATTTATAACGCAGATAGGTAGCGTTCCCTGCTTTGTTAGTACTTAAAACGGTGGCTCTTGTTGTGTCAAAGTCAGCAAAGTACTGCGCGCTTATGTCTTTTGAAAATTTATAGGGGGTACGCCGTTTTAAGTCTTTGTTGGTAAAATTTAGCGTGGTGTTTTTCTCTTGAATTTCGAAACCGGTATTAAATTTCAAGGTGTCTGCAATTACGCCGTTCCAATCAAAACCCGTTATAAAAACGTTACTTCCGGCGTGAATGTAACGGGTCATCTCCTCAAAATCATCTTTAGTGATCTTGATAGATTTGGCTATGATAATATAATTGCCTGGCTTTTTTTGTGCTTTGAAAAATGAATAAGCTGATTTGTCGCTGTTGTTAATTACAGAGGCTGGAAAAATGTCTCCTAACCTTTGGCGTAAAATAAAAGTGCCGAAAGGTATTTTATCAGTGCTTGAAAGTGTTGGTTGCCAATTTATGGGTTTCGGCCTATTGTATTGAATAATCAGGTAAACAACTAACAATGCACTTGCTATGCCCAGATAGATCTTAAAGTCTTTCATGCTGTTTTAACTTTAAATCGTTAAACATGGCGCTTACCTGTGCAAACGCTTTGGCATCAATATTAAATTCGCCGTACCATATGTATTCAAATTGGCGTGTAAGCAGGTTAAAATGCAGGCGTTGCTCGGCATTATTTATTTCGTTGCTGTATTGGCTGTTAGTTTTATTAATATCCCATTGAATTGATCCGGCTTCATTAAGCTGCTTCAAGCTTTTTAAATAAAGCATGCGCACAGCAAGACGATAGTTGCCCACCGAAACAGCCTTGCCAATTTCTTCATCAATGTTAAGTTCGTGTATATTCTCAAGATGTTCGCTATAGGGCACATTGGCATTGGCTGATTTGCCTCTTATCACCCAAAACGGATTTACGCCTGCCAGTTTCATAATTAAAAATACCACACCGGCCACGCCTAACGCAAATAAAGTGTAGGTTATTACACGCCCCGCCAACGACGTATATTTAGCATCAAACAGGCTCCAGAACCAATGCCAAAAGCGATCCCATAATGATACGCCGTTGTAAGTGTCGTCGTATTTAAAATCATCCTGCTTCAGGTATTCCTGTAATGCGTGTTTGTCAAGGTTTCTCTTCTCAACCTTAACAGTATCATACTGTACAATAAGCGGTTTTTTTTGCTGCGTTGGTACTACAGCACAAAAAGCCCAACCCGTAATAAGTGAAAAAAATAGTAGTATGAGCGTAACGTAGCGAAACATTAATATTCTTCGGCAGGTAGGTTATTGTCGTTATTCTCTTCGCCCAGTTTGTTAATGCGTTCCATAAGGCCCGTACCTTCTTTTGCCTCGTTTAAACTAAAATAACAA encodes the following:
- a CDS encoding DUF4350 domain-containing protein; the protein is MKDFKIYLGIASALLVVYLIIQYNRPKPINWQPTLSSTDKIPFGTFILRQRLGDIFPASVINNSDKSAYSFFKAQKKPGNYIIIAKSIKITKDDFEEMTRYIHAGSNVFITGFDWNGVIADTLKFNTGFEIQEKNTTLNFTNKDLKRRTPYKFSKDISAQYFADFDTTRATVLSTNKAGNATYLRYKFGKGNLFVCANPQLFTNYSLLTTDGAAYASIALSYLPQQKNIFWDVFQNHEVEVDRSPLRVFFSNPSLQWAYYLSLFGLVIFVLFEIKRRQRVIPIIEPLKNTTVDFVNVVGQVYYEKRDNANIAHKKILYLLSHLRENYQIRTNKIDSELIDTISGKTGVDGALAKQLIDYISYIAAHQRVTDRELIELNHLIEKFYKAI
- a CDS encoding AAA family ATPase, which produces MEEEIFEQRTDLSKLSNAVEQMKAAIGQVIVGQQDTIELIIAGILANGHLLIEGVPGVAKTLTAKLVAKAIDAAYSRIQFTPDLMPSDVLGTSIFSPKTSAFEFKRGPIFGNIILIDEINRSPAKTQAALFEVMEERQITIDGQTYKMQEPFIVLATQNPIEQEGTYRLPEAQLDRFLFKIEVKYPSLEDEITILTQQHQQSPAEQLDQIKPVLSITDIIALRQQVKNLHVEPKLLEFVAKIIHETRNNKSLYLGGSPRASLAIVNSAKALAAIKGRDFITPDDIIATALPVLRHRIMLTPEKEMEGLTPDDVIQQLIKKIEVPR
- a CDS encoding DUF58 domain-containing protein codes for the protein MKKLFSRFYSDLFLTRRFFTSIVIAVVLFMLSFFFPWLGVVPHVFFGAFLVVVATEIAMLYLKSNGIFARRHAPERLSNNDDNQLGIYVENRYAFTVKMGVIDEIPFQFQKRDVWFKTTLQPGQNKLLNYTLKPLKRGEYSFGNVIVYVGSSLGLINRRYTVQQAQNLPVYPSFLQMRKYELMAISNRITEFGIKKIRRIGHSMEFEQVKNYVPGDDYRAINWKATARQGSLMTNSYTDERSQHVYCVIDKSRVMKMPFEGLSLLDYAINASLILLNVAMLKEDKAGLITIAEKKGTVVPADKRPTQLNKIMEALYKEKTRYLETDMGLLYTTIRGTLRQRSLVIFFTNFESMSGLNRQLPYLKRIAKFHLLLVVFFENTELKRLSEEPAKDVEEIYIKTIAEKMAFDKKLIVKELTKHGIQTILSAPQNLNVNTINAYLEIKAKQKI